One part of the Prosthecobacter vanneervenii genome encodes these proteins:
- a CDS encoding L,D-transpeptidase family protein — translation MLTSLSMVACSFQRTVTVRHPIPGTGAFWIEEVPVYKRPREPRTPKASKRLAPRQDEGEWHGDTMSGSPSMIIRLSEQKIYFYKGGQLAGVSPISSGREGMATKAGSFSVIEKDRDHASSLFGDYVSRDGTVLKREIDVRKDPRPPGALFDAARMPYFMRITGAIGMHEGYLPGYPASHGCIRLPQRMAEIFFHHSSVGTPVKIVP, via the coding sequence TTGCTGACGTCGCTCAGCATGGTGGCCTGCTCCTTTCAGCGCACGGTCACCGTCCGCCATCCTATTCCTGGCACGGGCGCCTTCTGGATTGAAGAAGTGCCGGTGTACAAACGGCCGCGTGAACCCCGGACACCCAAGGCCTCAAAACGGCTGGCTCCCCGGCAAGATGAAGGTGAGTGGCACGGCGACACCATGTCTGGTTCTCCCAGCATGATCATCCGCCTCAGCGAGCAGAAGATCTACTTTTACAAAGGCGGCCAGCTGGCCGGTGTCTCGCCCATTTCCTCAGGCCGCGAAGGCATGGCCACCAAGGCGGGCAGCTTCTCAGTCATCGAGAAGGACAGGGACCACGCCTCCTCCCTCTTTGGCGACTACGTCAGCCGCGATGGCACCGTCTTGAAACGCGAGATCGATGTGCGCAAAGATCCGCGTCCTCCGGGCGCTCTGTTTGACGCAGCGCGCATGCCCTACTTCATGCGCATCACCGGCGCCATCGGCATGCACGAGGGTTACCTGCCCGGCTACCCCGCCTCTCACGGCTGCATCCGTCTTCCCCAGCGCATGGCCGAGATCTTCTTCCACCACTCCTCCGTGGGCACGCCGGTCAAGATCGTGCCCTGA
- a CDS encoding hydroxypyruvate isomerase family protein: MTPSTLSRRQFGTLASVSAIAAMLRSEVEAADKAAGGMGKVKHSVCKWCYKQIPLEEFCVAAKEIGLESVELLNPEDFATVKKHGLHCAMVSYPTIEAPGGVKLGPIPKGWNRVEHHDLLVQAYEPLLQTSAEAGFKQVICFSGNRDGMDEAQGLENCAKGLTRLMPLCEKLGVTLVMELLNSKVNHPDYMCDHSAWGVALCKKIGSPHFKLLYDIYHMQIMEGDVIATIQRDHEYFAHYHTGGVPGRAEIDETQELNYPAIIKAIQETGYTGYLGQEFIPKRADKLASLKQGVQICTVG, from the coding sequence ATGACTCCATCCACGCTTTCCCGTCGTCAGTTCGGAACTCTTGCCAGTGTCAGTGCCATCGCGGCGATGCTGCGATCAGAGGTGGAGGCGGCAGACAAGGCTGCGGGTGGCATGGGCAAAGTGAAGCACTCGGTGTGCAAGTGGTGCTACAAGCAGATCCCGCTGGAGGAGTTTTGCGTGGCCGCGAAGGAGATCGGGCTGGAGTCGGTGGAGCTGCTGAATCCGGAAGATTTTGCGACGGTGAAGAAGCACGGGCTGCATTGCGCGATGGTGAGCTATCCGACGATCGAAGCACCCGGCGGCGTGAAGCTGGGGCCGATACCCAAGGGCTGGAACCGTGTGGAGCACCATGACCTGCTGGTGCAGGCCTACGAGCCGCTGCTGCAGACGAGCGCGGAGGCGGGATTCAAGCAGGTGATATGCTTCAGCGGCAATCGCGATGGCATGGATGAGGCGCAGGGCCTGGAGAACTGCGCCAAGGGCCTGACACGCCTGATGCCGCTGTGCGAGAAGCTGGGCGTGACGCTGGTGATGGAACTCCTCAACAGCAAGGTAAACCACCCGGACTACATGTGCGACCACAGCGCTTGGGGAGTGGCACTGTGCAAGAAGATCGGATCGCCGCATTTCAAACTGCTCTATGACATCTACCACATGCAGATCATGGAGGGCGATGTGATCGCGACGATCCAGCGTGACCATGAGTACTTCGCGCACTATCACACCGGCGGTGTGCCGGGGCGCGCGGAGATCGACGAGACGCAGGAGCTGAACTACCCCGCGATCATCAAAGCCATCCAGGAGACGGGATACACCGGCTATCTGGGGCAGGAGTTCATCCCGAAGCGTGCGGACAAGCTGGCCTCGCTAAAGCAGGGAGTGCAGATTTGTACGGTGGGGTGA